In one window of Arachis ipaensis cultivar K30076 chromosome B06, Araip1.1, whole genome shotgun sequence DNA:
- the LOC107604906 gene encoding uncharacterized protein LOC107604906 — translation MKNSASRLLKKIIAGLSAMAKSKTLALKSKTNAIKARLIIFSLMKNKKFLMSSISEKFHSVLGHHNKEDEANSNNFLLEDGNENEHNQNQNRKNKNKNAIVLFRNNAQSYEKVPNPSETQFVEDEGGCYYNYDDGGDDGDDDEKYPDLTHTLFDSEDLDLEGSVIDLVKNSKEERGQEFKLEDEIDQCAALFIKRFRRQMILQKQESLKRQQEELTNNAA, via the coding sequence ATGAAGAACAGTGCGTCGAGGTTGTTAAAGAAGATCATAGCCGGTCTTAGCGCAATGGCGAAATCAAAGACACTCGCATTGAAGTCGAAGACAAACGCCATAAAGGCGCGTCTGATCATATTCTCGCTCATGAAGAACAAGAAGTTCCTCATGAGTTCCATCTCGGAGAAGTTCCACTCCGTGTTGGGCCATCATAATAAGGAAGACGAAGCTAACAGCAACAATTTCTTATTGGAAGATGGGAACGAGAACGAAcacaatcagaatcagaatcgcaagaacaagaacaagaacgcCATTGTGTTGTTCCGGAACAACGCTCAGAGCTACGAGAAGGTTCCGAATCCAAGCGAGACGCAGTTCGTGGAAGATGAAGGAGGTTGTTACTACAACTACGATGATGGTggtgatgatggtgatgatgatgagaagtaCCCTGATCTGACGCACACGCTGTTTGATTCAGAGGATTTGGATCTTGAAGGGTCGGTGATTGATTTGGTGAAGAACTCGAAGGAAGAGAGAGGACAAGAATTTAAGTTGGAGGATGAGATTGATCAATGTGCTGCTCTTTTCATTAAGAGATTCCGCAGGCAAATGATTCTTCAAAAGCAGGAATCTTTGAAGAGGCAGCAAGAAGAGCTCACCAACAATGCAGCATGA
- the LOC110263818 gene encoding peptidyl-prolyl cis-trans isomerase FKBP62-like, with product MKKGKNALFTIPPALAYGASGSPPTIPPNATLQFNVELLPWTSVKDICKDGGIFKKILKEGEGWENPKDPDEVLVKYEVLLEDGKAVAKSDGVEFSIREGHYCPALSKAVKTMKKGEKVILTVKPQYGFGEKGKPTDGDEGAVPQNATLQITLELVSWKTVSEVTDDKKVVKKILSEGQGYERLNEEAVVKAAVIPAVAGIRRQTQSRHSYPWRSTEPPVFDFAAV from the exons ATGAAAAAGGGGAAAAATGCTCTTTTCACCATCCCTCCTGCGCTAGCCTATGGTGCATCTGGCTCCCCTCCAACTATTCCTCCGAATGCAACACTCCAGTTTAATGTCGAGCTTTTGCCTTGGACTAGTGTAAAGGACATATGTAAGGATGGtggtatatttaaaaaaatacttaaGGAGGGGGAAGGATGGGAAAACCCCAAGGATCCTGATGAAGTATTAG TTAAGTATGAGGTTCTTCTGGAAGATGGAAAGGCTGTGGCTAAGTCTGATGGAGTGGAGTTCAGCATCAGAGAGG GTCACTATTGCCCTGCATTGTCAAAGGCTGTTAAAACCATGAAGAAGGGAGAGAAAGTTATTTTGACAGTGAAGCCACAAT ATGGATTTGGTGAGAAAGGGAAGCCAACAGATGGTGATGAAGGAGCAGTTCCACAAAATGCAACATTGCAGATTACTCTCGAGTTAGTCTCTTGGAAGACTGTGTCTGAAGTAACTGATGACAAGAAAGTGGTGAAGAAGATACTCAGTGAAGGGCAAGGATATGAGCGGCTAAATGAGGAGGCTGTTGTGAAAG caGCGGTTATACCAGCGGTTGCTGGAATTCGCCGCCAAACCCAATCGCGGCACTCATATCCATGGCGGTCTACTGAACCGCCGGTCtttgattttgcggcggtttaa